In one Thermodesulfobium acidiphilum genomic region, the following are encoded:
- a CDS encoding Eco57I restriction-modification methylase domain-containing protein translates to MSISFTESKSMCSLISFGKNLLIKVLVSNSFEEIEGKIKQIKHKFFQAKTRNNKMNLQKRDKELRKRLSEMLNKVIPFEDSEKIANFDIFDQNSSADWFDPEWMFGLRDGFDIVIGNPPYGIKVSQVDLSKYKFSDSKNNSASLFIEFGFKITKNNGVVIYIVPKSLAYSDGWSKTRKFLILENKLNSIIDVSKAFEHVKLEQVIICFSKFQQKQYSISTGEGWFDCIKKIGEIGNFFALNLDILPIYINNTKKNILEKIKDKTLLLGQISETCREMPFQKKISKNGIPILRRRNIGKYYIHGNLDFVTISKDELNMPKLKKLLEKTPKILSQNIVAHIMNPVDKVLIMSTIDFDGSLTLEYGNEYIYKK, encoded by the coding sequence TTGTCTATTAGCTTTACAGAATCTAAATCAATGTGTTCTCTGATATCCTTTGGAAAGAACCTGCTTATAAAAGTTCTCGTATCCAATTCATTTGAAGAGATAGAAGGAAAGATAAAGCAAATTAAGCACAAGTTCTTTCAGGCAAAAACAAGAAACAATAAGATGAATCTTCAAAAAAGAGACAAAGAACTAAGGAAAAGGTTATCTGAAATGCTAAATAAAGTTATTCCATTTGAAGACTCTGAGAAAATAGCTAACTTTGATATCTTTGACCAGAATTCAAGCGCTGATTGGTTTGACCCTGAGTGGATGTTTGGCTTAAGAGATGGCTTTGATATTGTAATCGGAAATCCACCGTATGGAATTAAAGTCTCTCAAGTTGATCTTTCAAAATATAAATTTAGTGATTCAAAGAATAATTCAGCATCTCTTTTCATTGAGTTTGGTTTTAAGATAACCAAGAATAATGGGGTTGTAATCTATATAGTTCCAAAGTCTTTAGCTTATTCTGATGGTTGGTCGAAAACAAGGAAATTTTTGATACTTGAAAATAAATTAAATTCAATAATTGATGTTAGTAAAGCATTTGAACACGTTAAGCTAGAACAGGTGATAATTTGTTTTTCAAAATTTCAGCAAAAACAATATAGTATTTCAACAGGTGAGGGTTGGTTTGATTGTATAAAAAAAATAGGAGAAATTGGAAATTTTTTTGCTCTAAATTTAGATATTTTACCTATTTATATCAATAATACTAAGAAAAACATTTTAGAAAAGATCAAAGATAAAACTTTATTGCTTGGACAAATTTCTGAAACATGTAGGGAGATGCCTTTTCAGAAAAAAATTAGTAAAAATGGAATTCCGATCTTAAGAAGAAGAAATATTGGAAAATATTATATTCATGGAAACCTTGATTTTGTTACGATTTCAAAAGATGAATTGAACATGCCAAAACTAAAAAAACTTTTAGAAAAAACACCTAAAATTTTGTCTCAAAATATTGTGGCTCATATAATGAATCCTGTAGATAAAGTGCTTATTATGTCTACTATTGACTTTGATGGAAGTTTAACCTTAGAATACGGTAATGAATACATATATAAAAAATGA
- a CDS encoding TaqI-like C-terminal specificity domain-containing protein: protein MNTYIKNEFKDIFSYSYILGILNSKLSEWFYYWFVYNRAIRTMHFDKYYIGKLPIKKIDTSNQNIVSEIESKVEDILTIKQKDSSSDTSQLQREIDGLVYQLYDLIKGEIKIIEKGVYNRDR, encoded by the coding sequence ATGAATACATATATAAAAAATGAATTTAAAGATATTTTTTCATATAGTTATATTTTGGGAATTTTGAACTCTAAATTATCAGAATGGTTTTATTACTGGTTTGTTTATAATAGGGCCATAAGAACTATGCATTTTGATAAATATTATATTGGCAAACTTCCAATAAAAAAAATTGATACATCCAATCAAAATATTGTTTCTGAAATAGAATCAAAGGTTGAAGATATTCTTACTATTAAACAAAAAGATAGTAGTTCAGATACCTCTCAACTTCAAAGAGAAATAGATGGATTGGTTTATCAGCTTTATGACTTAATTAAGGGTGAAATAAAAATCATCGAGAAGGGGGTTTATAATAGGGATAGATGA